In Candidatus Beckwithbacteria bacterium, the genomic stretch CAAGGCTGACGACGTTTAAGGTAAACTCAGCGATCAGCACTAAGTCGTAACAAGGTAGCCGTACTGGAAGGTGCGGCTGGATCACCTCCTTTCTAAGGAGTTTGTGGTAACCCCACTCACGCGGGGTTTCCCGATCATGAGCAATCATGACGAAACATTTTTGGACAAACTCTAAGCATTAACGACGTTTCTTCCACATCTGACTTTCTCATCTTTTGAGATGTTTGAAATCTAGAACCACCCTTCGACTATGCTCAGGGTGGTTTTTTGTTACAATCAAGTTATGGTGGCAATTTGTGAAGTTTCTACTTTTCATGATCCAGTTGGTGATACGAGTACAGTTTTTTTACAAAAACACGCTGAAACTATTAAAAGCTTGTTTCCTGATATTGCTATTGCGGTGACTGATGCTACAAACTCTAACTTGTTAAATCTTTTAGATCATTTAAAAATTCCATACCAGAAGACACTAACTGGAAAAGGCAGTCTATCTCGAAGGCGAGCTCTTGAAACGGGTTTACAAAGCCAGGCTCAAACCTTTTTTCATATTGATTTAGACCGCTTATTATTTTGGTTAGACCAGTACCCTCAAGAGTTGGAAAAAGTATTACAGCAATGTAAAAACCTAAATAATCAATTCTTAGTAATTGGTCGGACAGTTAAAGCATGGCAAAGTCATCCCATTTGGCAGCAAGAACCAGAAGCATTAACTAATCAAGCTATTTCTCGAGAATTAGGAGTGAAACTTGATGTTACAGCAGGTTGTTATGCTTTTGACAGAACTATTGCCCAAATTATTACCCAGACAGCCCAAGGTGAAGCTTCGTGTGTTTCTGATATTGAATGGGTAATGATAGCCAAACACATAGGCGCCCAAATTCTTAGTATTAAAGTTGATGGTTTAAGCTATGAAACCAAGCTCATCTTTGGTCAAGCACGAGCCAGTCAACCAGCTGGTAATTATGAATCTAGTCGGCAAAAGCTAGCCGAGCAAACAATTGCAATGATAGAAAAAGTCAAAACCTATGATCAAAATTAAGTCTTATCTTTTTCCAATCTTACTTATTATCTTCTCTCTCTTTGCGGTCAAAGCCCTGTTTCATCCAGGTTTTTATACTAGCCATGATGGTGGCCACCAAATTATGCGCTTGGTTTATTTTCATCAAGGCTTAGTTGATGGCCAGTTTCCAGTCCGTTGGGCTGGTAATGCTTTAGATAGTTATGGTTATCCCTTATTTATCTTTACCTACCGTTTGCCATTTTGGATTGCTGAAATCTGGTACCTGCTATTTCACAGTTTGGCTGGAGCCATTAAGTTTGCCTTTATTGCTAGCTTTGTAATCTCAAGTCTGACCATGTATTGGCTGCTACTGCGGCTTAGTAAAAGCAAAATTGCGGCTTTTACCGGCAGTATGGTGTACCTTTGGGCGCCGTACCGTTTTGTCGATATCTTTGTCCGAGCAGCTTTAGGAGAAGCTTTTACCTTTATATTTGCCCCTTTAATGTTTCTAGGGCTGTTTGAATTAAGCCATAGTAAAAAAATAAAAGAACAAATTAAATGGGGATTAGTTTTAGCTTTAGGGATTACAGGTATGGTTTTATCTCACAGCATGACGTTGGTGCTCTTTATTTTTCCTCTGCTACTTTGGTTTTTATTGTGGCTTTTAAAAAGTAAAAGTAAATTGCGATACATAGGCACAACGGTAGTTTCTGGTTTGCTAAGTCTGGGTTTGACGGCGTACTATTGGTTTCCAGCTTTTTATGAGCGCAAATTTACCATTGTGTCGGATGTGTTGGGAGCCTACTACAAAGACCATTTTGTGACCTTTACCCAGCTATTGCGCAGCACTTGGCTCTATGGTTTTTCTATGCCAGGTACAGCCGATGATATGATGTCATTTCAAGTTGGTTACGCGCAATGGGGTATAGCAGCCTTAGCTTTTACTACTATCTTGTTGTTTTTAGTTAGATCAAAGCTGAAAAGTTTTATAACCCTTGGTTTCCAACAGCTACTGATTTTAGTCTATAGCTTGTTGGTTTTTGGGATAGCTATTATGCTTATGTTACCAAGTGGAGAACCATTTTTTGATTTTTTAAGCAAAGTAGTAGCTATTGATTTACCTTGGAAATTTCTAGAAGTAACTACGTTTAGTGCAGCTTTACTGATTACCGTTATTGTACAGATTATAACTAAAAAGTGGTTGCAAACCTTTTGCGTGATTGGAATAGTTGCCTTGGCGCTAGTAGGCAATCGGCATCATTTGCGGGTTAATCAATATACCTTTATGCCAGATAGTGACTACTTTGCTAGTACTGAAACCAGTAATCAATATGAAGACTATCGCCCCAAGGAATTTGACCAAAATTTGTCCCAAAAAGATCCGTTAGTACAAGTTTTATCTGGTCAGGCACAGACAAGCGATGTTTACAATAAATCAAATCAACTTAGTTTTACTGCCCAGGTGGCTTCTGATGGAGCTAAACTAGGCCTTAAAAAAGCTTACTATCCAGGTTGGCAAATTAAAGTAGATGAGCAAGCTCAGACCCTTAATCAAGAACAAGGCCGTTTAGTTGTGAGTCTGAATCAAGGCAAACACCATGTTGTCGCTATTTTTACTAATACCTCTTGGCGGCAGGTAGTTGACCTGGTTTCTTTATTGACTTTACTAGGAGTTACTTTTACAGTGCTAATATTATGGCTAAGGAAAAAGCAAAAGTAGTAGTCATTATGCCGGCCTACAATGCAGCTAAAACCCTGGAAAAAACGGTTAAAGATATTCCGCCTGGGATAGCTAGCGAGATTATTTTGGTTGATGATGGCTCTTCTGATAAAACCATTAAAGTTGCCCAAAAAATGGGCTTATCGGTTTTTTCCCACCCAGCCAATCTAGGCTATGGTGGTAATCAAAAAACCTGCTACTGGGAAGCCCTTAAGAAAAAGCCGGATATTGTAGTCATGATTCATCCTGATTACCAATATGACGCAACTTTAACCGAAGAATTAATCAGACCAATTGTTCAAGGCCGCTTTGATATTATGCTAGGCTCCCGAGTCCGAAGTCGGGCAGAGGTACTGGCTGGGGGGATGCCATGGTGGAAGTACTATGGCAACCGCTTTTTGACCATTTCGGAAAATATTTTCCTAGGACTGAACTTATCTGAGTACCATACTGGTTTCAGGGCTTACTCAGCTAAAGCCTTGCGAAAAATTCCCTTTATGCGGATGTCCAACAATTTTGTCTTTGACCAGCAACTTCTGATTTCGGCAGTAGCCAACAATCTTAAGATAGGGGAAATTCCTGTGCCGGTGCGCTACTTCCCAGAAGCCTCCTCAGCCAATTTTATGGCCTCAACTAGGTATGGTCTGGAAACCCTATTTAACCTAGGCAGGTATATGTTCAATCGGCAAAGTCGCAAGTTTACATCCTGATAATTTTTTCTAAAATTTGGAAAATATTTTCTAACATCTAAACTGAATGTTTTCTCAAGAAAAAATGTGTTCAAAGAAGCTGCTTGCAGCTGCTAGTTGGTAACTAAGAAAAAAATGGTAAAATAAACGGTTGTGAATGGGTGATTAGCTCAGTTGGTTAGAGCGCAGTCCTGATAAGACTGAGGTCCTTGGTTCGACTCCAAGATCACCCACCCTTCGTTCTTGATTTAATAATCAAGAACTACGGAGTGGCAAGC encodes the following:
- a CDS encoding glycosyltransferase family 2 protein, translating into MAKEKAKVVVIMPAYNAAKTLEKTVKDIPPGIASEIILVDDGSSDKTIKVAQKMGLSVFSHPANLGYGGNQKTCYWEALKKKPDIVVMIHPDYQYDATLTEELIRPIVQGRFDIMLGSRVRSRAEVLAGGMPWWKYYGNRFLTISENIFLGLNLSEYHTGFRAYSAKALRKIPFMRMSNNFVFDQQLLISAVANNLKIGEIPVPVRYFPEASSANFMASTRYGLETLFNLGRYMFNRQSRKFTS